The Neisseria sicca genome includes a window with the following:
- a CDS encoding ABC transporter substrate-binding protein: MELKRRDFLKMTAALAAAGVSPSLLAAGKEQFTIYGAPAMPSVTIAVAALQGKLAKQADVSLKIWRSPDQLRAGVASGQFKVMMSPSNVGVNLRNQGQKVGMVNILTNGITQLVCKGSAIASPQDLVGKKILVPFKNDMPDIVLQALLKKLKIDEHKVGITYTATPPEAVGLFLSKDYHAAILPEPMASASMLKGKTMGVNVVRGFDLVKAWGQAFDTKPLIPMAGIIANEEYFHAHKAQFDLFHQDLKNALNWILANRQSAAKIGKNYLPAPEPALVMGLDGARLTVTKGSEVKNEILKFYEILMQFNPKLLGGKLPDNGFFLA, translated from the coding sequence ATGGAACTGAAAAGACGTGATTTCTTAAAAATGACCGCCGCGCTGGCTGCGGCAGGCGTTTCGCCTTCGCTGTTGGCGGCGGGGAAAGAGCAATTTACCATTTACGGCGCACCGGCGATGCCCAGCGTCACCATTGCCGTAGCGGCGTTGCAAGGCAAGCTGGCGAAACAGGCTGATGTGTCGCTGAAAATTTGGCGATCTCCCGACCAACTGCGCGCGGGCGTGGCGAGCGGGCAATTTAAAGTGATGATGAGTCCGAGCAATGTCGGCGTGAACCTGCGCAACCAAGGGCAGAAAGTCGGCATGGTGAATATTTTGACCAACGGCATCACGCAGTTGGTCTGTAAAGGCAGCGCAATTGCCTCGCCGCAGGATTTGGTCGGCAAAAAAATCCTCGTGCCGTTTAAAAACGACATGCCCGACATCGTGCTGCAAGCCTTGTTGAAAAAACTGAAAATCGACGAGCACAAAGTCGGCATCACTTACACCGCCACGCCGCCCGAAGCGGTGGGGCTGTTTTTGAGCAAGGATTACCACGCCGCCATCCTGCCCGAACCGATGGCAAGCGCCAGCATGCTCAAAGGCAAAACCATGGGCGTAAACGTCGTGCGCGGCTTTGATTTGGTGAAGGCATGGGGGCAGGCGTTTGACACCAAGCCGCTGATTCCGATGGCGGGCATCATCGCTAACGAGGAATATTTCCACGCACACAAAGCGCAGTTCGACCTCTTCCATCAGGATTTGAAAAACGCGCTCAACTGGATACTCGCCAACCGCCAAAGCGCGGCGAAAATCGGCAAAAACTACCTCCCCGCCCCCGAACCCGCCCTAGTCATGGGCTTGGACGGCGCGCGGCTGACGGTAACCAAAGGCAGCGAAGTGAAGAACGAGATTTTGAAGTTTTACGAAATCCTGATGCAGTTCAACCCGAAACTTCTGGGCGGCAAGCTGCCGGATAACGGGTTCTTCTTGGCTTAA
- a CDS encoding ABC transporter permease has protein sequence MIKTDKIRKPQPAVFYIIDYLWSGFAGLSVAMVVVALWAWGSAVFGEFMLPAPVEVFQKSLDLLKHFQENEIGISLWRSVVGISVALVAGLAAGLVAGSFKTAMALLKPVITILLAMPPIIWVVMALFWFGFGNPSVLFTIIVLVAPLTFASAAVGMASVNKQHEELFDAYKLGRLKKIRYLYIPHLTGYVISSIGVAVAMGVKVVIMAELLGASEGVGARIADARAMLETSTVMAYVVLVIVFVSLFEYLITKPLEILFMPWRR, from the coding sequence ATGATTAAAACCGACAAAATCCGCAAACCGCAGCCTGCGGTGTTTTACATCATCGACTACCTTTGGAGCGGCTTTGCCGGTCTAAGCGTGGCGATGGTGGTGGTGGCGTTGTGGGCGTGGGGCAGCGCTGTGTTCGGTGAGTTTATGCTGCCAGCGCCGGTGGAAGTGTTTCAAAAGTCATTGGATTTATTGAAACATTTTCAGGAAAACGAAATCGGGATTTCGCTGTGGCGGTCGGTGGTGGGAATTTCGGTTGCTTTGGTAGCAGGACTAGCGGCGGGGCTGGTGGCGGGTAGTTTTAAGACGGCGATGGCGTTGCTTAAGCCTGTGATTACGATTTTGTTGGCGATGCCGCCGATTATTTGGGTGGTGATGGCTCTGTTTTGGTTCGGTTTCGGCAATCCGAGCGTGTTGTTTACCATCATTGTGTTGGTTGCGCCGCTGACGTTTGCGAGTGCGGCGGTCGGGATGGCGAGCGTGAACAAGCAGCATGAGGAGTTGTTTGACGCTTATAAATTAGGCCGCCTGAAAAAAATCCGTTATCTGTATATCCCGCATCTGACGGGTTATGTGATTTCCAGCATCGGCGTGGCGGTGGCGATGGGGGTGAAGGTGGTGATTATGGCGGAACTCTTGGGCGCGAGCGAAGGCGTGGGCGCGCGGATTGCGGATGCGAGGGCGATGCTGGAGACTTCGACGGTGATGGCTTATGTGGTGTTGGTTATCGTGTTTGTGTCGCTGTTTGAATACCTGATTACCAAGCCTTTGGAAATTTTGTTTATGCCGTGGAGGAGATGA
- a CDS encoding ATP-binding cassette domain-containing protein, producing the protein MLCLENVRFEILRDPIVRDFSLNLQHGEVKALFGPSGCGKTTVLRLIAGLETPKSGTIRNTFRKTGFLFQENRLPENLTAMQNIAIFMDKPDEGEIVALAAKVGLTAGDLNKYPTELSGGMAKRVAFLRLLLCGCDLALLDEPFVGLDRDLRDILVAMLVEKIERQGMACMLVTHDRFEAARLSHEIMLLSTKGMNVQNVITLPTPLSERDSAFEEAVVAREFQGIHYYE; encoded by the coding sequence ATGCTCTGTCTTGAAAACGTGCGTTTTGAAATTCTCCGCGACCCCATCGTGCGCGATTTCAGTTTGAACCTGCAACATGGCGAAGTGAAGGCTTTGTTCGGGCCGAGCGGCTGCGGCAAGACGACGGTTTTGCGGCTGATTGCGGGTTTGGAAACGCCGAAATCGGGCACGATACGCAATACTTTCCGCAAAACGGGTTTTCTGTTTCAGGAAAACCGCCTGCCGGAAAACTTGACCGCGATGCAGAATATCGCTATTTTTATGGACAAACCCGATGAAGGCGAAATCGTCGCGCTGGCGGCGAAAGTCGGGCTGACTGCGGGCGATTTGAACAAATATCCGACCGAATTGTCCGGCGGCATGGCGAAACGGGTAGCATTTTTGCGCCTGCTGCTGTGTGGTTGCGACCTTGCTTTGCTGGACGAGCCGTTTGTCGGTTTGGACCGCGATTTACGCGATATTTTGGTTGCCATGCTGGTGGAAAAAATCGAGCGGCAGGGCATGGCGTGTATGCTGGTAACGCATGACCGATTCGAAGCCGCGCGCCTGAGCCATGAAATCATGCTGCTTTCCACTAAGGGCATGAACGTGCAAAACGTGATAACCCTGCCCACGCCGTTGTCCGAACGCGATTCGGCTTTTGAAGAGGCAGTCGTGGCAAGGGAGTTTCAGGGGATTCATTATTATGAGTGA
- a CDS encoding CadD family cadmium resistance transporter: MFSTVITAAVLYIATAVDLLVILLVFFARANTRKEYRDIYIGQYLGSVILILVSLFLAFVLNYVPEKWVLGLLGLIPIYLGIKVAIYDDCEGEKRAKKELDEKGLSKLVGIVALVTVASCGADNIGLFVPYFVTLDLVDLLVTLLVFLILIFVLVYTAQRLANISGVGEIVEKFSRWIMAVIYIGLGLFIIIENHTIQTIISII; encoded by the coding sequence ATGTTTTCGACTGTGATTACTGCTGCTGTTTTATATATTGCTACAGCAGTAGATTTGTTGGTAATACTATTAGTATTTTTTGCTAGAGCAAATACTAGAAAAGAATATCGAGATATTTATATCGGACAATATTTAGGTTCTGTAATTTTAATATTAGTTAGTTTATTTCTAGCTTTTGTTTTGAATTATGTTCCGGAAAAATGGGTGTTGGGTTTATTAGGTTTAATACCGATTTACTTAGGTATTAAAGTTGCTATTTACGACGATTGTGAGGGCGAAAAAAGAGCTAAAAAAGAATTGGATGAAAAAGGGTTGTCAAAATTAGTCGGTATTGTTGCTTTGGTTACAGTTGCTAGTTGTGGTGCAGATAATATTGGACTTTTTGTTCCTTACTTTGTGACTTTAGATCTTGTCGACTTATTAGTTACTCTTCTTGTATTTTTAATATTGATTTTTGTTTTAGTATATACAGCACAAAGATTGGCTAATATTTCAGGTGTTGGTGAAATTGTAGAGAAGTTTAGTCGTTGGATAATGGCTGTTATTTATATTGGTTTAGGGTTATTTATTATTATTGAAAATCATACAATTCAAACAATAATATCAATAATATGA
- a CDS encoding DMT family transporter → MNIRSDSYAAPFLIFGCVLFGLGSLIVRFVPVGPYAVAFWRLLIAAGVFWLLCRFFGQKLPKRRRAVKYAMLSGIFLAFDLSLWHESVYAVGPGISTLLNSLQIFFLSAIGFFFFQERLNSLQVLSLILAVGGVVLIGSPEFNHNAHALWGFASGIASGGLLALSMVFVRKTHEVERVALFPLMMVLSFGGALSLIVPALIFDSNALYPTQWRDIGLVLIYGVVMQCLAWGMIAYAIPLLSLSLTGLLLLSEPVAALLIDYFWLDKPINTLQWFGVVLTLSAIYLGSLKQKNTN, encoded by the coding sequence ATGAATATCCGTTCCGACTCTTATGCTGCACCATTCCTCATCTTCGGCTGCGTCTTATTCGGGCTGGGAAGCCTGATCGTCAGATTCGTCCCCGTAGGCCCGTATGCAGTTGCATTTTGGCGGCTGCTGATTGCGGCGGGCGTGTTTTGGCTGCTCTGCCGTTTTTTCGGGCAAAAGCTGCCTAAAAGGAGAAGGGCGGTCAAATATGCCATGTTGTCCGGCATATTTCTGGCGTTTGATTTGTCATTGTGGCATGAAAGCGTATATGCGGTTGGACCCGGGATTTCCACATTGCTCAACAGCTTACAGATATTTTTCCTGTCCGCCATTGGATTTTTCTTTTTTCAAGAACGCTTGAACAGCCTGCAAGTTTTGAGCCTGATATTGGCGGTTGGCGGGGTGGTCCTAATCGGCAGTCCCGAGTTCAACCACAATGCCCACGCCTTATGGGGCTTTGCCAGCGGAATTGCGTCGGGCGGGCTTTTGGCATTGTCTATGGTGTTCGTCCGCAAAACGCATGAAGTTGAAAGGGTGGCGCTTTTTCCATTGATGATGGTTTTGAGTTTCGGCGGCGCGTTGTCCCTGATTGTTCCTGCGCTGATTTTCGACAGCAACGCCCTATACCCGACGCAATGGCGCGATATAGGCTTAGTCTTGATATACGGCGTAGTCATGCAATGTTTGGCATGGGGGATGATTGCCTATGCAATTCCGCTGCTGTCCCTGTCTTTAACTGGTTTGCTGCTGCTTTCCGAACCCGTTGCCGCTTTACTGATTGATTATTTTTGGTTGGACAAGCCGATTAACACTTTGCAGTGGTTTGGTGTTGTTTTGACTTTGTCAGCGATTTATCTTGGTTCTTTAAAACAAAAAAACACAAATTAA
- the lepB gene encoding signal peptidase I → MSTNLIYGAIAAIVIGIFLYFISSKERQENGEWSSGLQWAYLLCMIGVFGILSFYMSFTAVLLIFVVFTGIVWAIHKGRLKKDPSHQDKAHFTDYMSGFFPIILVVFILRTFIAEPFQIPSSSMRPGLVKGDFILVNKFAYGIRTPIINNVLIPTGQIERGDVVVFNYPVQPEMNYIKRIVGLPGDTVEYRDKVLTVNGQVAPDQPNGIYSYPDDTEPSAIHSPELFQTTLNGKSFNILKEPGQPTISIPALDKYRMEIMPENGYSVEQSGLEHCQYAEDGSGFTCKVPEGRYFAMGDNRDNSADSRYWGFVDDKLIVGKAFFVWMNFGDYSRIGSSIH, encoded by the coding sequence ATGAGCACAAATTTAATCTACGGCGCGATTGCCGCCATCGTTATCGGCATTTTCCTCTATTTCATAAGCAGCAAAGAACGTCAGGAAAACGGAGAATGGAGCTCCGGCCTGCAATGGGCGTATCTTTTGTGCATGATCGGCGTCTTCGGCATCCTGTCTTTTTACATGAGCTTTACCGCCGTATTGCTGATATTTGTCGTATTCACCGGCATCGTTTGGGCAATCCACAAAGGTCGTCTGAAAAAAGACCCGTCGCACCAGGACAAAGCCCACTTTACCGACTACATGAGCGGCTTTTTCCCGATCATCCTCGTTGTCTTCATCCTGCGCACCTTTATCGCCGAACCATTCCAAATCCCGTCCAGCTCCATGCGCCCTGGCTTGGTTAAAGGCGACTTCATTCTCGTGAACAAATTCGCCTACGGCATCAGAACCCCGATTATCAACAACGTCCTGATTCCGACCGGACAAATCGAGCGCGGCGACGTCGTCGTGTTCAACTACCCCGTCCAGCCTGAAATGAACTACATCAAGCGCATCGTCGGACTGCCGGGTGATACCGTCGAATACCGCGACAAAGTCCTGACCGTCAACGGACAGGTTGCCCCCGACCAACCGAACGGTATCTACTCCTACCCTGACGATACCGAGCCGTCCGCGATTCATAGCCCCGAACTTTTTCAGACGACCCTCAACGGCAAAAGCTTCAACATCCTGAAAGAGCCCGGACAGCCCACTATCTCGATCCCCGCGCTCGATAAATATCGTATGGAAATCATGCCTGAAAACGGTTATTCCGTAGAGCAAAGCGGTTTGGAACACTGTCAATACGCCGAAGACGGCAGCGGCTTTACCTGCAAAGTACCCGAAGGCCGTTACTTCGCCATGGGCGACAACCGCGACAACAGCGCCGACTCCCGCTACTGGGGCTTTGTGGACGACAAACTTATCGTCGGGAAAGCCTTCTTCGTGTGGATGAACTTCGGCGATTACAGCCGTATCGGCAGCAGTATCCACTAA
- the lepA gene encoding translation elongation factor 4, which yields MKNIRNFSIIAHIDHGKSTLADRFIQYCGGLDLREMSTQVLDSMDIEKERGITIKAQTAALNYKARDGQVYQLNLIDTPGHVDFSYEVSRSLSACEGALLVVDASQGVEAQTVANCYTAIDLGVEVVPVLNKIDLPAADPERVEQEIEDIIGIDAVGAVQCSAKSGIGVEDVLEEIVAKIPAPTGDENAPLQAVIVDSWFDNYVGVVMLIRVKNGTIKLKDKVRFMSTKAETQVEQLGVFTPKSVQKQELKAGEVGFLITGVKELGQAKVGDTVTLVANPASEPLPGFQEVQSQVFAGLYPVESHDYEALRDALEKLQLNDASLKFEPEVSQALGFGFRCGFLGLLHLEIVQERLEREFDMDLITTAPTVVYEVVLKSGEKIEVENPSKLPDIGSIETILEPIITATILVPQEYVGNVMTLCNQKRGVQVNMQYMGRQVMLTYDLPMNEVVMDFFDKLKSTSRGYASLDYHFKEFQPSDLIKLDIMVNGEKVDALSLIVHRQSAVHRGRELASKMRELIPRQMFDIAVQAAIGSQIIARENVKALRKNVLAKCYGGDITRKKKLLEKQKAGKRRMKQVGNVEIPQSAFLAILQVSDK from the coding sequence ATGAAAAATATCCGAAATTTCTCCATCATTGCCCACATCGACCACGGCAAATCGACGCTTGCCGACCGCTTCATCCAATACTGCGGCGGCTTGGATTTGCGCGAAATGAGTACGCAGGTGCTCGATTCCATGGACATCGAAAAAGAGCGCGGCATCACCATCAAAGCGCAGACCGCCGCGCTCAACTACAAAGCACGCGACGGGCAGGTGTATCAGCTCAACTTGATTGACACGCCGGGACACGTCGACTTCTCTTACGAAGTCTCCCGCTCGCTGTCTGCCTGCGAAGGCGCGCTTTTGGTTGTTGACGCATCGCAAGGCGTGGAAGCGCAAACTGTGGCGAACTGCTACACCGCGATTGATTTGGGCGTGGAAGTCGTGCCTGTCTTGAACAAAATCGACCTGCCCGCCGCCGACCCCGAGCGCGTGGAACAGGAAATCGAAGACATCATCGGCATCGATGCCGTCGGCGCGGTGCAATGTTCAGCCAAAAGCGGCATCGGCGTGGAAGACGTTTTGGAAGAAATCGTTGCCAAAATCCCCGCACCGACCGGCGACGAAAACGCGCCGCTGCAAGCCGTTATCGTCGATTCGTGGTTTGACAACTACGTCGGCGTGGTCATGCTGATTCGAGTGAAAAACGGCACCATCAAGCTGAAAGACAAAGTGCGCTTTATGAGCACCAAAGCGGAAACGCAGGTCGAACAGCTCGGCGTATTCACGCCGAAATCGGTTCAAAAACAAGAACTCAAAGCCGGCGAAGTGGGCTTTTTGATTACCGGTGTGAAAGAATTGGGACAGGCAAAAGTCGGCGATACGGTTACTTTGGTTGCCAACCCCGCTTCTGAGCCGCTGCCCGGCTTCCAAGAAGTGCAAAGCCAAGTATTTGCCGGTCTCTATCCCGTGGAAAGCCACGACTACGAAGCCTTGCGCGACGCTTTGGAAAAATTGCAGCTTAACGATGCTTCGTTGAAATTCGAGCCTGAAGTTTCTCAGGCATTGGGCTTCGGCTTCCGTTGCGGCTTCTTGGGTCTGTTGCACTTGGAAATCGTGCAAGAACGCTTGGAGCGCGAGTTCGACATGGATTTGATTACCACCGCGCCGACGGTGGTTTACGAAGTCGTGTTGAAAAGCGGCGAAAAAATCGAAGTCGAAAATCCGTCCAAACTGCCCGACATCGGCAGCATCGAAACCATTCTCGAGCCGATTATTACCGCGACCATCCTCGTGCCGCAGGAATACGTTGGCAACGTCATGACTTTGTGTAATCAAAAGCGCGGCGTACAGGTCAATATGCAGTACATGGGCCGTCAAGTCATGCTGACTTACGACTTGCCTATGAATGAAGTTGTGATGGACTTTTTCGACAAACTCAAATCCACTTCCCGCGGCTATGCCTCGTTGGACTACCATTTCAAAGAGTTCCAACCGTCTGATTTGATTAAGCTCGACATCATGGTCAACGGCGAAAAAGTCGATGCCCTGAGCCTGATTGTCCACCGTCAAAGCGCGGTTCACCGAGGCCGCGAGCTGGCATCGAAAATGCGCGAACTGATTCCACGCCAAATGTTCGACATCGCCGTCCAGGCCGCCATCGGCAGCCAGATTATCGCCCGCGAAAACGTCAAAGCCCTGCGTAAAAACGTCTTGGCGAAATGTTACGGTGGCGATATTACCCGTAAGAAAAAACTTCTCGAAAAACAAAAAGCAGGCAAACGCCGCATGAAACAAGTGGGCAACGTGGAAATTCCGCAAAGCGCGTTCTTGGCGATTCTGCAAGTGAGCGACAAATAA